The Puntigrus tetrazona isolate hp1 chromosome 13, ASM1883169v1, whole genome shotgun sequence genome contains the following window.
CCCGTCTACAAGGTCGAATGCGTCGGTCACTGTTTTTTAGACCAGTTGTCTCGTATTTATCTGTGACTGTTTGATCGTCAGATTAGATGCTGATAAACGCTGGACCTGGTTTCAGCAAATCCATCTTGTTTTCCTCATCGGTGCTGGATCGGGAGCCATTGCTCTCGGAGTAATACTGGAAAAACTCCTGCAGAATAcatacttttagtttttaacatGTATGCATCGAAACATAATTCCCTGCATTGATTAGTGGAAATGAAACGCAGATGTGGGTTTACATCATACCATTTTAGGCAGAGCGAGGTAGGAAACGATGGCCAGGAGAATAACCACACAGGCAGTGATGAAGTAACCGAAGGCACTGTCCTGCAGCTCAGAGCCCGCTgggaaaagaagaaattaacattttattttgcgcgtgtgtgtgtgtgtgtgtgtgtgtatatatatatatatatatatatatatatatatatatatatatatatatatatatatatacacacacacacacacacacacacttttttacagtgttattacaacattatttttatcctatcgcatttaatattttaatattagttttgtgaatttttccttttcatgacatttacaaagaacatttatatttagctttatatatatatatatatatatatatatatatatatatatatatatatatatatatataatatatgcttcAGCTTTCAaataagattacattttttttattcaaatatttttccatCGTAGGttttatattgatatttcttatttcttgaTATCTTGCattgatattttattgtatttggatttaaacatcatttcaGTCCACTTTGAATCCATTTTGTCTAAAGTATCATTCATAtgtgaattttaatattaatgttttaatgtaacaaattattaatttattatgttttatagacATAGATCAATCAGGACATTTCAACAACTTTTATAAATTGCTGGTGTGTATCTTAAAACGAAACAAAGTCATTATAAGTTGATTTTAGCtcaaacagctcagatttacgtTTAAGTCCAGGATTAGGTTTAAGCCTCGTctgtgaaattaattatttaatttattaaattaaataaataaaaattaataaattacatttattgaatttataaattaattatggcTAATGATGCAATTAtggatatatttataaaactacaaaaagtttaattaatgaatgaaactttttattcgttatttatttcctttttttggtttattttgaaaaaaggaggaggaggaggatgaagacgTACAGGCGAGGGCACAGATCATGGAGAAGGCTGCGAAGGTCCCTGCCAGGCCTTGTCCGCTCATGATGGGTGTGGTGTAGGACGCTGGGAGCATTCCAGCCAAACCAAACAGACTCCCTTGCAGAATGGCCCCGAACGCTGCCGAGAGACACAGGCGAGCACGGTTAAGATTATAGAGAAATGCACACAGAAACACGTAACGGTCGCGATAACACCGAGTTCACTCCCGCGCGATCTCCTCTTTCAAGCGGGACCTTACCCGGCTCGACTCTCCAAACACACCGCGTGTTCACATCGGCATCAAAGCCATCTTTTACTCATTACGAACCCCAAACACCAACCCAACCTCGTGACCTGGCCCAGAGCGGAGGAAAAACTACAGAGAAGACTGAGGTCAGGGGGTCGCTGACGATGTCGGTGGTGACACTCACAGTTGATGCAGATGATTTTGATCATGGTCAAGGTGAAGAACGGCAGGGGCTCCATCTCCACCTTCACCAGCACGGCCGTGATGAGGAACACCACGAAAATGACAGACAGGCTGCCCGAGATCCTCAGCTTCTGAGGAATCCTGGGAACAACAACGAGATCAGCTCTCCTGCAGCTAGTACGGAGATCCGTGCCAAGTTACACAATaccacagcatttttttattaaagctaaTTTTCTACATTAAGTCAACAAAACTGCAACAACACAAGGGAGCGAGTCGAGAGGGACGTGCTTCCTTCACGATTTGGTCCAGATCATCAACTGCAGAAAGTAGACAACTGAAATTCTTCtacaaaactaattataaatatttaaagctgaAGCCTTTTGATCAAAGTGTTTTTAGGTCATCAGAAATAGATTTGTACACGAGGAAGTATTGTTTAGAGGCAGAATTTATGTGGATTGCAAACagatttaattgcaattaatgtTGAGTCTGTTTGCCATAAACACAATGTTAAATTTGTATCTTTAATATATCTGCTCTTATATAAATCTCTctcttatatataatatatatatatatatatatatatataaatatatatatatatatatatatatatatatatatatatatatatatatatatatatatatatatatatatatatatatatatatatatatatatatatatatatatatatatatatatatatatatatatatatatatatatatatatatatatatatatatatatatatatatatatatatatatatatatatatatatatatatatatatatatatatacacacacacacacacatatatatacacacatatatatatatatatatatatatatatatatatatatatatatatgtatatacatatatatatatatatatatatatatatatatatatatatatatatatatatatatatatatatatatatacacacacacacatatatatatatacacacacatatatatatacacacacacacacatatatatatacacacatatatatatatatatatatatatatatatatatatatatacatatatatatatatatatatatatacatatttacaattatatacatatatattaattatactaaaatatactatatattaaacatttgtactattttatatcactacagtatatatatattatcaaaataaattataatatatattctagTCTTTATCATTgaccaatatttatattttatataatcatagttttaagttaatatatatcacatttacaaatgaatatatatCAACCAGAACACAATATCAGCTTACCCAATACCCAGTCGGGTATTTCAGTTGTgcgtttaatatatatatatatatatatatatatatatatatatatatatacatatatatatatatatatatatatatatatatatatatatatatatatatatatatatatatatatatatatatatatatatatatacacatatatatatatatatatatatatatatatatatatatatatatatatatatatatatatatatatatatatacacacatatacatatatatatatatatatatatatatatatatatatatatatatatatatatatatatatatatatatatatatatatacacacacacacatttcagctTACCCAATGCCCAGTCGgatatatatttcagttgtaTATTTAACGAAGccatatttaatcttttaaatgaaatacagtGTTTGAGTCACCTCTGGTGGATGAAGGAGTTGAGGCAGGTGAAAATCAGCAGCGGCACCATGGCACACAGCGTCATCACGTTGTTGAACTTTGACTCCAGGACGTTACGATCGCCCGTCACCACCGTCACATTGCTTGTCAGATTGTGTTCTCCGCTCGTCTGTGGGTCCTTCAGACGGCTGGTGAAGTACTGAGGTGCAATGAGACGACAATTAGAGCCCGAGCGGTGCACTTCGTCAAGTTATGTTACTTTATGAGGGGTCTAATTGTAAggtttcaattaaatttttgaaaaataaaacatcaacatttggttgaaataatgttacattgtgattcacagtatttttgtaaaaatccaAACAACATACTTATTCTggcatgcatatattaaaatataaaggaaTAAGGGAACATAGGTTTTTTTTActcctttaaaacaaaacgaTATGGAAGTAAAataagcaaatttttttttattactacatATTTGAGGTGaaattattaatcttttaatacgtcaaattgatttttgttgtaaatatgacttttttttttttttttttacactgaatgacattttagcgGCATAAATTAGTAAATcagggaaaaatatattatatttatttttggggaaAACACCACCAATTTAAATGACACTTTCCCACACGTATGCAGTCTTTATTCCTGAATGCCTATATTGTAACTCACATACATGTGCTGTCTCCTTCACATATTTCACATACCTCCCAGtcatatgcatgcatttatttatttttagcttgcTATCCGTTATCCCTTCTTTAAGCAGGAAGTCACTATTAAAACAGGTAATACATATACAAGACTAGCTCAGCTCATCCTAACGCAACTGTACTATTATGCTCTTCAATGTCATCCTGTGTTCCTTTCGAGTAcggttttaaatgttttatttattttgaaaaaactcATTCTGTAACCTCCCTCTTCTAGAGGCGAGCAAATGATAATTCAGTaagcttttaattattttgcacgCTGATATAACAATATAGAGCGATAAAGCGCAATATTAAGGTTTTAAACCTAATCTCCAAATAAAAGATGCACGAAAAGCAATATTCACTGTTGCTTAATTTTAGATTGCGTAAAAACCCTTTGGTCCAAGACCAATGGAATTCACAAGatgatgcatttataataaataatatgccaTCAAAGTTTGTCATTAACATTGGTTTCAATGGCACAACTGTTACCATGGTAGCGGTCATGAAGAAATTCCACGGTAGCAAAGTTCCCAGGCCCAGAATGAAGAATATGATCCATACGGCATTATACCTGGAAGACATTATTCACGTACAGTTTCATCACGGAGCATTAGTTTGGTATTATGAGAAAGCTCCCCTTAAACATTTACCGGTCCCGTGGAGCGTTGGCGGCCGTCATGGTGTCTGTCTGGAGGATCGGTCACTGATTTGTTTCAGAATCTGGCATCAAATCTGAAATCAAATATCATCATTCAGTGATAGTAAACAACAACGCCACAGATGATCTTTTGTTTCCTCATTTCAAACCCAATTTTAGCGAAATGTTTATCCTGTTGCTGCGTTTCTGTAAACCCAAAGCTCCTGAATGACTATATGTCCAACTGCCTTCTGAGATCAGTGTAGGTCTCGGTATTTGCCATGGAAGCGTCTATCATTAATGCAATGTGTTCAAAAATACGCCGTTAACGGATAACCTGGcagcaaaaaacacaaacatactctaaaatctaaatgaatgtttatattttgatttcagtGTCATTTTTCCATGTGCTCGCAATTAGCCTGAATctctaaaacaatattttaaatatctcaaatgttttgctttatCAAGCCTGGGGGTGCAGCGCTTcgtataataacaaaaaattaatttcctGAGCTCAGGAGACAGCTCGTCTGGATTTGAGAAAAATATCCAACCCTCAAGGAACGAATCAAGAAATCCTCTGGACTCAAGAAAAGGCCAAATATTGATTAATCCTTCAATTCTTTGAGAACATAAATAAGCGGAAAAGGAGAAACTAATGAACTCCAGAACAGACAGCCTCAGTTTTTCCTACTTGCTtcaattttcattaatattcataccCGTGAATaaaattttctatatatttgcatgtcattttttttgccatttaattcttttaaatgttgtttcagaTGAACCAAGAGAGACTAACATCTCCATGGACTACAACGAAGCTTTCCATATGTACTAATCTGCTTAAATGAGATTCACAGGGCATTAAACAAATATGGATCTTATTGACGACAATCATCTTGAAGACACGCTTGAAACTGATGTAACATCCTCCTCCAAAAAGCCTACTTTCAGCagtcacataaacacacttcCTGATGTTTCTGTACACACGGATCCCACTGAAGTACTTTTCATTCAAACAGCTGTCACGAAATACATAACAGACCTCTCAGCAAAGAGATTCATTGGCCGGCAGCTCAAAACACGGGACGCCATATAATCAATCATTATTTTATGCTGCTGCAATTGTATCTTAAAACATTTGTCATTGagagattcattttaattcaagttCAAAGTTGCATTTCATATTGTGTTGTACCACTTCTCCACACGTACagcacatacatttttaaattgcctttttaaaatttaaattcagttaCTCTCGGACCCTagttgaactaaaataaaatttaagataaattaaaaaataaaaaaattaaatatattaaaaaaattatatttacatatatatatatatatatatatatatatatatatatatatatatatatatatatatatatatatatatataagaaacaaCTATATAATTATACACAGATGAGGACAgtagagataaaaaaaaaggcacttgGCAGATAGGAACACCAACTAGTGAAAAACAAAGAGCTTAAAAATAACTGTAGaataatcagtattttttcAATTGCGTTTTTCTGTTCTGGAAATGCAAGTAATTTTGCTGCATAAAATGCTCATAATTTCAGGTTAAACAGGTCAAAATGTCACGGTAAGGTAATCAGTATTTTCCAAAAAGAAACTATTTCCTGCTATTCTATTCTGGAAATTCATTAACTTCACTCTGCACGGTGATTTAAGTAATCGGGTTATGGCAAGCAGGTtaaattctgctttgaaaacGTGGATCACTAAATCGATTACGCTGGTTTCTCGATGAAAACGTTATCTGAAAAATTCTAACTTGTGTTACAGCTCCACCTCTCCATGCGCGTTTCCAATGCATCGTCATCTGGAGCACAAGACTTCTAATTTACACAGTTGATGTGATTTGTCCAAATTGTGTTACAACCATTGGAAATCTCAGTCACGCTGAGAGAATCTAACTGGAATCGGATTGACCCAACTCAGCGGTGGTCACATGTCCAAACTAGGAGCGTGGCGATACGTGTATTGTACAGTTCATAgccattttccaaatcaaagtgcCCTTGTTAGTGGAGACCTGAGTGAGCATTATAGCATAGATAATGCTTTCCAAATGAATACATACATGACACGCACATGCTCTAATCACtataaggatgatcactttgatttggaaaatgccCTTGTGCCACACGTATCATCTCTTACCAATACAGGCATTTAATGACTTCCTAAGACAACAATATTAATCATACCACCACTTAAACCAAGTCCGGTTGCCCACAGCTGCAGAAACTATGGAGATCCTTCATTTAATAGGAGCAACGCATGCCGTGGTTAATGTCTGAAAGCTAATGAAGCATTTCAACCTTGACCGGACTTCTCTGCCCTCGGGTCGGCAGAAATGAGAGGTTCTGTGGAGATCCGGCTACATCATGGACAACAAAACCTGATGCGCTAACACTAGTCTCAGAactacattcatttaaaacgaGTTTATAGCGGTTGATTTCATAAAAGAAACAACACTAaacgcacacaaaaaatgtaacttaattgtttacaaaacaaatatgactGCTTATTAAGATTCAAAAGTCTAGGGTCTGTGCAACTCCACAAAAAgtaacagaattattattaaagactactgcaatttcaaatgttttctaatgcattgtaaattaaaacaatttattcctgtgatgcgaGGCTTTTCAGCATGATAAATCCAGtttcacgtgatccttcagaaatcaatccaATATGCCGATTtgcagctcaaaaaaaaaaaaaaaaattcttgctATCTGTGCTGCAAAcagtttatatatttgcttCATATTGTTGGtcatacatttttcaggattctataatgagcagaaatgtatttatttttaaatgacactttTGGGCAGTTTGATGCATCCTTGCTTACTAAAAGTATTACTGCCTACTAAAAAATTGGAAAAAGTTGGATATATTTTGAAGGAgtatatgcatttacatatacgTCTCCATTTATTAAAAGCCTTCTATCTGCAAACAACCATTCCCattacatttctccaaaccctTTCCAATAACATCTCTGATTTATAGTGTACAATCGCTTTCAGATCAGCTCGTGCGCCAAATCTGAAATCCTGGGACTGTGCTTCTAAAAGCTCCCTCAGGGCCTCCATGTTTCACAACAA
Protein-coding sequences here:
- the slc29a1a gene encoding equilibrative nucleoside transporter 1a, which gives rise to MTAANAPRDRYNAVWIIFFILGLGTLLPWNFFMTATMYFTSRLKDPQTSGEHNLTSNVTVVTGDRNVLESKFNNVMTLCAMVPLLIFTCLNSFIHQRIPQKLRISGSLSVIFVVFLITAVLVKVEMEPLPFFTLTMIKIICINSFGAILQGSLFGLAGMLPASYTTPIMSGQGLAGTFAAFSMICALASGSELQDSAFGYFITACVVILLAIVSYLALPKMEFFQYYSESNGSRSSTDEENKMDLLKPEGEAEKRPVLSLTDEASRPAVSVFGIFKQIWVMALSVCFVFTITIGVFPAVTVDVKTTVVEGGSSWNIYFIPVSCFLLFNVMDWAGRSLTAVCMWPGKNSIWLPILVVARLVFVPLFMFCNVQPRSLPVAFAHDAWYIVFMILFSFSNGYLASLCMCFGPKKVSQHEAETAGAIMAFFLSLGLAVGAALSFAFRAMI